One Desulfurella amilsii genomic region harbors:
- a CDS encoding DNA topoisomerase 3, producing the protein MILYVAEKPSLARAIADAIGIVKKNADSIDCFGDVKVTWCFGHLLELAKPDEYIKTKSWDLQFLPILPDKWIKYPKPDSKKQLNAVVSLIKKANKVVNAGDPDREGQLLVDEIIEYAGYKGQVLRLWLHALDKASIQKAIKQIKDNKAYYPLKLSAELRSRADWLIGMNFTRLFTKKNTAGATISIGRVRTPTLALIYKRYKDIKEFKPKDFYVLKNKPFINDAYLDLTLITKTLSKGIDEENRLVDKKYAESIAKETTKANGFIENVKEEKKTEYPPMPFNLSRLQKFMNEKYSWKAKQTLENLQNLYEYKLVTYPRTDCEYLPEEQFSDGKAILAKISQLGLFEKEIKMCDINIKHKAWNNSKLSAHHAVIPTQDTSYYSKANSDEKLLYSVIAKSYLMLFLKPYIYLQQTITADIAGYKWQSISKKAIQMGFKSIFEPQAQVEMPVVKEKQKFVSSQTEIETKQTTPPPCFTDGTIIEAMSHIHRFIDDEKAKAVLKETDGLGTEATRAQIIEDLIRLKYIKRNGKCLEPVMPFVEKVLNYLPNQVKDPVLTARWESMLSDVAGNSKQAGETFLNEQIGLVKKIVEQVKTSPSLELGLENPAKPKPLPAKEIIPKSKLKKCPECRGDLVIRKTKNGNEYFRCQSCGSAFWKQKDGSVGNKW; encoded by the coding sequence ATGATTTTGTATGTAGCGGAAAAGCCAAGCTTAGCCAGAGCAATTGCCGATGCTATCGGTATTGTAAAGAAAAATGCCGACAGCATTGACTGTTTTGGTGATGTTAAAGTTACTTGGTGCTTTGGACATTTATTGGAACTTGCAAAACCTGATGAATATATCAAAACCAAAAGCTGGGATTTGCAGTTTTTGCCTATCTTGCCTGATAAATGGATTAAGTATCCAAAACCTGATAGCAAAAAACAGCTTAACGCTGTTGTATCTCTAATTAAAAAAGCAAATAAAGTAGTCAATGCAGGAGACCCTGATAGAGAAGGACAGCTATTGGTTGATGAAATTATTGAATATGCAGGCTACAAAGGGCAAGTATTAAGACTTTGGCTACATGCATTAGACAAAGCAAGCATACAAAAAGCAATTAAGCAAATAAAAGACAATAAAGCCTATTATCCATTAAAATTATCTGCCGAATTGCGTTCCAGAGCTGATTGGCTAATCGGTATGAATTTTACAAGACTTTTTACCAAAAAGAATACCGCTGGTGCTACTATTTCAATAGGCAGAGTGAGAACCCCTACCCTTGCTTTAATCTATAAAAGGTATAAAGACATAAAGGAATTTAAACCGAAAGACTTTTATGTTTTAAAAAACAAGCCTTTTATAAACGACGCTTATTTAGACCTTACATTAATCACTAAAACGCTATCAAAAGGCATTGATGAAGAAAACAGGCTTGTTGATAAAAAATATGCAGAAAGCATAGCAAAAGAAACTACCAAAGCAAATGGTTTTATAGAAAATGTCAAAGAAGAGAAAAAGACAGAATATCCCCCTATGCCTTTTAATCTATCCAGACTGCAAAAGTTTATGAATGAAAAATACTCTTGGAAAGCAAAACAGACATTAGAAAACCTGCAAAACCTTTATGAATATAAACTTGTTACTTATCCAAGAACAGACTGCGAATACTTGCCAGAAGAGCAATTTAGCGATGGTAAAGCCATACTTGCTAAAATATCGCAGTTAGGCTTATTTGAAAAAGAGATAAAAATGTGTGATATTAATATAAAACACAAAGCTTGGAATAACTCAAAGCTGTCAGCTCACCACGCTGTTATCCCTACGCAGGACACAAGCTATTACAGTAAAGCAAACAGTGATGAAAAGCTTTTATACAGTGTAATTGCAAAAAGCTACCTAATGCTTTTCTTAAAGCCATACATATATTTACAGCAGACAATTACAGCAGATATTGCAGGCTATAAATGGCAAAGCATAAGCAAAAAAGCTATTCAAATGGGTTTTAAAAGCATATTTGAACCGCAGGCGCAAGTAGAAATGCCTGTTGTAAAAGAAAAACAGAAGTTTGTTTCATCTCAGACCGAAATAGAAACCAAACAGACTACTCCCCCACCCTGTTTTACAGATGGCACAATCATAGAAGCTATGAGCCATATACACAGGTTTATAGATGATGAAAAAGCCAAAGCGGTATTAAAAGAAACAGACGGACTTGGCACGGAAGCCACAAGGGCGCAGATTATAGAGGATTTAATCAGACTCAAATACATAAAACGCAACGGCAAATGCCTAGAACCTGTAATGCCGTTTGTGGAAAAAGTTTTGAATTACTTGCCAAACCAAGTAAAAGACCCTGTTTTAACTGCAAGATGGGAATCAATGCTTTCAGATGTAGCAGGCAACAGCAAGCAGGCAGGCGAAACATTCTTAAACGAACAAATCGGACTTGTAAAGAAAATCGTAGAACAAGTAAAAACATCTCCAAGTTTGGAATTAGGTTTAGAGAATCCTGCAAAACCTAAACCACTCCCGGCAAAAGAAATAATCCCTAAAAGCAAATTAAAAAAATG